A region of Lacinutrix sp. Hel_I_90 DNA encodes the following proteins:
- a CDS encoding VWA domain-containing protein — protein MKTIFKTGIILLTVFGITACNANNKKQSDRYGLNQGAKTSTHKPNKQYIKVALLLDTSNSMDGLIDQAKAQLWEIVNELSYAKCKDEKPNLQIAIYEYGNDRLNAEEGYIRQVLAFSDDLDEISKQLFSLTTKGGNEYCGYVINTALDQLKWNDNPDDLKFIFIAGNEPFTQGEVNYKAASKRAHNKDITVNTIFCGDYNQGVSSFWKDGADLAHGDYMAINHNQETVHVSTPYDETILKENKKLNDTYIAYGKSGREKMSLQAEQDTNAETYSDANAVSRTVSKSSHLYKNAAWDLVDASKEADFEYGNLDKSELPAELQGKSETEIKTYISKKKAEREAIQSKIQALNTKRKAFLLKSNTENTNGLESVMVKAIKTQAEKKNYSWK, from the coding sequence ATGAAAACAATTTTTAAAACGGGCATAATTTTGCTCACCGTATTCGGTATAACCGCCTGTAATGCCAATAACAAAAAACAAAGCGACAGGTATGGTTTAAACCAAGGAGCTAAAACAAGCACCCACAAACCTAACAAGCAATACATAAAAGTCGCATTATTACTGGACACCAGTAATAGTATGGATGGGTTAATAGATCAGGCAAAAGCCCAACTTTGGGAAATTGTAAACGAGTTATCCTATGCAAAATGTAAAGATGAAAAACCAAATTTACAAATCGCTATTTATGAATATGGTAACGATAGACTGAATGCTGAGGAAGGTTATATTCGCCAAGTTTTAGCGTTTAGCGATGATTTAGATGAAATCTCCAAACAGCTCTTTTCTTTAACTACAAAAGGCGGTAATGAATATTGTGGTTACGTTATTAATACCGCTTTAGACCAATTAAAATGGAATGACAACCCTGACGATCTTAAATTTATTTTCATTGCTGGAAACGAGCCTTTTACGCAAGGGGAAGTTAATTATAAAGCGGCTTCTAAACGTGCACACAATAAAGACATTACTGTAAACACTATTTTTTGTGGGGACTACAATCAAGGTGTTTCCAGCTTTTGGAAGGATGGTGCAGATCTAGCCCATGGCGATTATATGGCTATTAATCACAACCAGGAAACGGTACATGTTTCTACCCCTTATGATGAGACTATTTTAAAGGAAAACAAAAAACTAAACGATACCTATATTGCTTATGGAAAAAGCGGGCGGGAAAAAATGAGTTTACAAGCAGAACAAGATACTAATGCTGAGACTTACAGCGATGCCAATGCGGTGAGCAGAACGGTAAGTAAAAGTTCGCACTTATATAAAAATGCTGCCTGGGATTTAGTGGATGCTTCAAAAGAAGCTGATTTTGAATATGGAAATTTAGATAAATCTGAACTTCCAGCCGAATTACAGGGTAAATCTGAAACGGAAATTAAAACCTATATCTCTAAAAAGAAAGCGGAACGAGAAGCGATTCAAAGTAAAATACAAGCCTTAAACACAAAGCGTAAAGCGTTCCTTTTAAAAAGCAATACAGAGAATACTAATGGCTTAGAGAGTGTAATGGTTAAAGCTATTAAAACACAGGCTGAGAAAAAAAACTACAGCTGGAAGTAA